The Daucus carota subsp. sativus chromosome 7, DH1 v3.0, whole genome shotgun sequence genome window below encodes:
- the LOC108193878 gene encoding probable protein phosphatase 2C 13: MVAEAEILLCGDYKSDVVSIRPDLFDPSKTGLDVCASGSVSVQVTRSESAVRCSTIIQATSLESGASDYVPSIRSGSHTDIGPRRSNEDEHICVDDICAWSGSRYSLPLPSSFFAVFDGHGGSEASAYLKNNAMRLFFEDVALPQIYDIDDILLEDLENSHCKAFLLADQALAAEGSVCDFCGTTALTALVLGRHLLVANVGDSRAVLCRKGVAVPMSQDHRPSYISELKRIKELGGYIEDGYLNGELAVTRALGDWYMKSPSGCPAPLTAEPDVQRTLLTKDDEFLIIACDGIWDVMSNEEAVRLVRGQLRQHDDPQKCAKALVGQALRLDTSDNLTAIIVCFSSPAELTESVTSQRPKLSCCSLSDDARNRLRSFLQGN; encoded by the exons ATGGTAGCTGAAGCTGAGATTCTACTATGTGGAGACTACAAAAGCGACGTCGTTTCGATCCGACCCGACTTGTTCGACCCGTCAAAGACTGGTCTTGATGTTTGTGCTTCAGGGTCTGTTTCTGTtcaagtcactcgttctgaatCG GCTGTTAGGTGCTCAACTATTATTCAAGCTACATCACTTGAATCTGGTGCCTCAGATTATGTTCCAAGTATTCGTTCAGGCAGTCACACTGATATTGGACCTCGTCGTTCAAATGAGGATGAACACATCTGCGTAGATGATATATGTGCTTGGTCGGGTTCTCGCTACAGTTTGCCACTCCCAAGTTCCTTTTTTGCTGTCTTTGACGGTCATGGGGGTTCTGAGGCATCAGCATATCTAAAAAATAATGCTATGCGTTTGTTTTTTGAGGATGTTGCTTTGCCACAAATATATGATATTGACGATATATTATTAGAGGACCTTGAAAATTCTCATTGTAAGGCTTTTTTACTGGCTGACCAAGCACTGGCCGCTGAAGGCAGTGTTTGTGACTTCTGTGGAACAACAGCTTTGACTGCTTTGGTACTTGGAAGGCATCTACTGGTTGCAAATGTTGGCGACTCCCGTGCAGTTCTCTGCAGAAAAGGGGTTGCAGTCCCAATGTCTCAAGATCACAGACCGAGTTACATATCAGAACTGAAAAGGATCAAGGAGCTAGGTGGCTATATTGAGGATGGTTACCTTAATGGTGAACTAGCAGTGACCCGAGCTCTTGGAGATTGGTACATGAAGTCTCCGTCGGGGTGTCCTGCACCACTCACAGCTGAGCCTGATGTTCAACGAACCTTACTGACAAAGGATGATGAGTTCTTAATTATTGCTTGTGATGGAATATGGGACGTGATGTCAAATGAGGAGGCAGTAAGACTTGTTCGTGGTCAGCTAAGACAACATGATGATCCGCAGAAGTGTGCTAAAGCTCTTGTGGGTCAAGCCTTGCGCCTGGATACATCGGACAATCTCACTGCTATAATTGTCTGCTTCTCTTCCCCTGCAGAACTCACAGAATCTGTCACTTCTCAACGGCCCAAATTAAGTTGTTGCAGCCTATCGGATGATGCTCGGAATAGACTGAGGAGTTTCTTACAAGGCAACTGA